One stretch of Callospermophilus lateralis isolate mCalLat2 chromosome 11, mCalLat2.hap1, whole genome shotgun sequence DNA includes these proteins:
- the LOC143410471 gene encoding uncharacterized protein LOC143410471 produces MCNSCCGSCCSGQGCGCCQPRCCQTTCCRTTCCRPSCCGSSCCSPCCGGSSGCGSCCCRPICCRTTCCRPSCCGSSCCSCGGSNGCGGSSGCGSCCCRPICCRTTCCRPSCCGSCCGGSSGCGSSGYGSCCCHPICCRTTCCRPSCCGSSCCSPCCGSSSGCGSSSGCGSCCCRPTCLQTTCCRTTCCRPCCRPCCCVASCCRPSCCC; encoded by the coding sequence ATGTGCAACTCCTGTTGTGGCTCCTGCTGCTCTGGCCAGGGCTGTGGCTGCTGCCAGCCCAGGTGCTGCCAGACCACCTGCTGCAGGACCACCTGCTGCCGCCCCAGCTGCTGTGGCTCCAGTTGCTGCAGCCCCTGCTGTGGAGGTTCCAGTGGCTGTGGCTCCTGTTGCTGCCGCCCCATCTGCTGTAGGACCACCTGCTGCCGCCCCAGCTGCTGTGGCTCCAGCTGCTGCAGCTGTGGTGGGTCCAATGGCTGTGGAGGTTCCAGTGGCTGTGGCTCCTGCTGCTGCCGCCCCATCTGCTGTAGGACCACCTGCTGCCGCCCCAGCTGCTGTGGGTCCTGCTGTGGTGGCTCCAGTGGCTGTGGCTCCAGTGGCTATGGCTCCTGCTGCTGCCACCCCATCTGCTGTAGGACCACCTGCTGCCGCCCCAGCTGCTGTGGCTCCAGCTGCTGCAGCCCCTGCTGTGGTAGTTCCAGTGGCTGTGGTAGTTCCAGTGGCTGTGGCTCCTGCTGCTGtcgccccacctgcctccagaccACCTGCTGCAGGACCACCTGCTGCCGACCCTGCTGCCGACCCTGCTGCTGTGTGGCCAGCTGTTGCCGCCCAAGCTGCTGCTGCTAG